CGGCGGGGCCTGCGACAGTATATCGAGCGGGGGACCGAGTGGCTACGCGATGCGGGGCAGCGCATATCGGGCAGGCTGCATGCGTTCGCGGCCACCTTGAGCGGCGCGGTCGATCGCGATCGGCGCGATGCCGCCGATGCGCAGCGTCAGGAGCAGCTTGCCGCCGAGCGCGCGCGTGAGCAGGCACAGGAGCGCCAGCAGGCGCAGGAACGGGAGAAGGTGGCGGAGAAGTTCAGGACCATAGCCGGGCAGCGCGAGGCGGGCACCCATGGTTATGGCGACCATAACAGCGACTGGAAGGCTACTCCGGAGGCGCTCCGAAAGGCGGTGGACGCCTATAACGGGGCGAACCAGCATACCAAGGATCTCTACATCGAGCGGATCCAGCGCGAACCCCAGATGGCGCGGGCGGTGGGCCAGTTGCTCCACGAGCGCGAGCTGGTCCTGCAACGGGATCGGGGGATGAGCTTATGAGTGTGCCAGGTAAGCTGCCTGAGCAGAAGCGACCATTTCAGGACATCAGGCTATCGGCCTATGAGCTTTCGGTAGCCCTCAGGCGCGAATTTAAAGGTCATTTAATCCATCAACCTGATAAGGTGCTCAACGGAGCCGTTCATGCATGCTTTGATGATCCTTGCCGGAACCCTGATTCCGCTATTTGCTTCCTTGATTGTATCAGCGGAATGGGGAAGAGTTTGGAGGGCTGTATTCATCGGCACGTTTCTATCCCTGCTCTCTTTAGCGATCTTGATTTTCATCGAGCGCTACAATGAAGGCGGCCTCATTCTGATTGCCACGGTAGTGGGTCTGCCGTTTATTTTCGGATTTGCGTTTGTGGGCACTACGGTTGGCAGGATGATGCACAAGCCAAGAATATGATTGATCGGTTTAGCCGCCAGTCCGCTCTCCACCCCTCCTAGCTGTAGGCGCTTGCAATCGTAGCGGCGTCTGCTCGCAAACGGAGCGATTTTCTGCTCGGATTATCTGACAATGGGCGGAGCAGTCTGCTCACGCTAATTGCCAATGTGCTCGCCATCATCCGGCGCTGCTCGCAGTCATGGTCGCCTGCTCACATTATCTGCCAGCGGGAGTGGCGTCAGCGTGGCACCCGGATGGAGCCGTCCGCGATCCCTTCGGCGATATTTGAGAGCATGACGGCGTAGCGGTGCAGGCCGGGGAAGCGACCGGCGTTTCTCTCGATCTCTTCGCCGTATCCGGCATCGAGCAGCGCCTTGAAGTCCGGCATCACGTCGAACATGCCGCCGAGCAGATCGATATCGGAAGCACCGATCAGCAGCAGGGCATTCGCATGGGCGTCGAGGCGTTTCATCGTCTCCAGCATTTCGGTTTTGGTCATCGCACCCTTTCCGCTTGCGTGGTGTCATCGCCTATTATGCGCTGGCCCTGTTCGCGAAAACCTTCCTTTCTGACGATCCTGCCGGCGGGCCATGACCGCAACGCATTTCTGCGGCCCGCCGCGTGTCAAAACTGTTCTGGAAACCCGCTTCGCAAAAGCGTCTGCCGGCGACGGGTTTGGAGAACCCACTGGCAGGGAGTGTGAGCACGACGCCCCGTTTGCAAGCAGCGCCGGATGATGGCGAGCACACTGGCAGATAATTCGAGCACGAGGCCATGCGCCAGTGGCAGAAAGGGTGAGCAGAAAATCGCTCCGTTTGCGAGCAGACGCCGCTACGATTGCAAGCGCCTACACCTAGCCGTTCCCTGCCCTGATACGCGACAATCAGGTGAAAATCGCCGCTCTCATGCTTCATCGCCGCTAGGGCTGCCGCCCTGGCGGCTAAACAGGCGTGACCAGAAGCCGCGCTGGGACATCGGCTGAGGAGTAACGCGCGCGATAGCGAGGTTTTGCGCCATGGTGCGCCAGTGGTCCCGATCCTCACGGATAAGGGCTGCTTGGGTTTCTAGGGCGGCCATTTCTGCTTCCAGTCGATCCACTTGCGATGCGCGGGAGCGCAAGATGGCTAGTTCTGCATTGGCACCGGAAAGCTGCTCATGGAGGATTGTTACCTGTCCTTTCAGAGCTTCGAAATCCTCGGCATCTCGAACCTTTTTCGTATTCTTCGAGAAGGTTCGATTAGAACCCTTTGCGGTAGGTTCTACCCAGACCCAAAGGCGACCAGAATTGTCTCGCTCTCCCCTCATTTTACCCGCTTTATAGCGCGATCTCAGGGTATTTTGTGGAACGCTCAGGAGGTCTGATGCCTCTCGTAAGGTCATACGAACTTCGGTCATTTTAGAACCATGTTCGTATTGTTCGAGAAGGTCAATTTCGAACTATTCTCAAATGTCACCATCATCTGCGTTACGCAGCTTGTCGCCCAAGCTGCCCAGTAGTTTCGCCATCCCTTCACGTACCACCGGGTCAGGTTCCGTTTCCATTAGCGGCGGCGCATCGGGGGAGTCTGGTGGGTCTTTGCGGCGAGCGGCGCTATGGCGCTCGTTCTCGGCTACCGTGTCAGCGGCGTCTAACGGGTCTTTCCAGCGCCAATCAAAGCGAACGGCCACTACCGAGCGGCCCACCTTTTTAGGCGTCATGGTGACGTCCACCGTCCCGAAATCGTTGATTGCATCAAGCGCGGGATCGAGGACGCGCACTTTTAACGCCTGCCAGCGGTCATAGGACCGCTTATCATCTACACCGAGCAGGCCACGCAGATTGTCGATGCTCCACTGGGCATAGGGTTCGCGCTGGCGTTTGCGATCAGCCAGAAGGGCATAAAGGCGGCGGGCGTGAGGAGGGAGCCGGTGCGCCGCTGTCGTCTCGATCTTCACGAAATTGCCGGGGCTACGCAAAGCATGAACACCTGCGGGCGGGATCAGGATGCGGGCTTGTGATCCGCCTTCAGTGATGTGCCATTCGGCCACCAGTACCGCGCCCCATTCGTCGCCCCGGTGCTGCCCGCTTAGTTTTAGGCCGGTC
This genomic window from Sphingobium baderi contains:
- a CDS encoding replication initiation protein is translated as MSSAALALRAEKPLTPAMISALWEITAVLDEERTPANVPNAVWLNIPTARLRGPDARQDNVWLRECLDRMTGLKLSGQHRGDEWGAVLVAEWHITEGGSQARILIPPAGVHALRSPGNFVKIETTAAHRLPPHARRLYALLADRKRQREPYAQWSIDNLRGLLGVDDKRSYDRWQALKVRVLDPALDAINDFGTVDVTMTPKKVGRSVVAVRFDWRWKDPLDAADTVAENERHSAARRKDPPDSPDAPPLMETEPDPVVREGMAKLLGSLGDKLRNADDGDI